One Candidatus Melainabacteria bacterium genomic window carries:
- a CDS encoding HD domain-containing protein has translation MHARSPPPQPRNSMSRIAHKRTYLDPIHQDIVLDRDKPAERLIMDLIDTEEFQRMRRVHQLGVSYFTFQGAEGSRFTHSVGVMHVASQLVNMVSERTDGIEEQRPLILASALLHDIGHGPYSHVTEKILHYDHEDWSCKIISGDTRVREVLDKFDADLADNIVKVLKKSYYPKYVSHIVSSQLDVDRFDYLLRDSYMTGTAYGLFALQRILRSLEIDREQDRIVVVGEKGQTAVEDYLFARYSMYAQVYYHRKNLAARALLNQLVNRARQLMTEKGPLSFIDEPTRKWLSGEKLTVQEYLTLDDVQMTYHIKQWTKDPDPVLADLASRFLHRRLFKATKIPFHDQTQIDELLKESRKIAASAGYDPSYYVTVESTGFRPYDYYRPDAALPQTNIVVRTDLGEVNELSQLSLTVDALVKGNYESNWLVYPAEISDKIGLIKELAPAR, from the coding sequence ATGCACGCTCGTTCGCCACCGCCGCAGCCGAGGAATTCCATGAGCCGTATCGCCCACAAGCGAACTTATCTCGATCCGATTCATCAAGACATCGTGCTCGATCGCGACAAACCGGCTGAGCGATTGATTATGGATTTGATTGACACGGAAGAGTTTCAGCGCATGCGGCGCGTGCACCAACTGGGAGTTTCCTATTTCACATTCCAGGGCGCCGAAGGTTCTCGCTTCACGCACTCAGTCGGAGTCATGCATGTAGCCTCGCAGCTCGTGAATATGGTGAGCGAACGCACAGACGGCATCGAAGAACAACGACCGCTGATTCTCGCGTCTGCGCTTCTGCATGACATTGGTCATGGTCCTTACAGTCACGTCACCGAGAAAATCTTGCATTACGACCATGAAGATTGGTCGTGCAAAATCATCTCTGGTGATACCAGAGTGCGTGAAGTGCTCGACAAATTCGATGCCGACCTTGCTGACAATATCGTCAAAGTCCTGAAGAAGAGCTATTATCCAAAATACGTGTCACACATAGTTTCCAGCCAGTTAGACGTCGACAGATTCGACTACCTGCTGCGAGACAGCTACATGACAGGCACCGCATATGGTTTGTTTGCTCTGCAGAGAATTTTGCGCTCACTGGAAATAGACAGAGAACAAGATCGCATTGTCGTAGTCGGTGAAAAAGGACAGACAGCTGTTGAAGACTATCTCTTCGCCCGCTACAGCATGTACGCTCAAGTTTATTATCACCGCAAAAATCTGGCCGCCCGCGCTTTGCTTAACCAGCTCGTCAACCGAGCCAGACAATTGATGACAGAAAAAGGTCCACTGTCATTCATCGACGAACCAACAAGAAAATGGTTGAGTGGAGAGAAATTGACCGTGCAAGAGTATCTGACGCTGGACGACGTGCAGATGACTTATCACATCAAGCAGTGGACAAAAGATCCAGACCCCGTGCTCGCTGACCTGGCTTCGAGATTTTTGCACCGACGCCTGTTCAAAGCGACTAAAATTCCGTTTCACGATCAAACACAGATCGATGAATTGCTCAAAGAATCGAGAAAAATTGCCGCCTCCGCAGGATACGACCCCTCATATTACGTCACCGTGGAATCTACAGGTTTTCGCCCCTACGACTATTACCGACCTGATGCGGCCTTACCGCAGACAAATATCGTCGTGCGCACTGACCTTGGCGAAGTGAACGAACTATCGCAGCTTTCCCTGACAGTTGATGCACTCGTGAAAGGAAACTACGAATCGAACTGGCTCGTTTATCCAGCTGAGATAAGCGACAAAATAGGTTTAATCAAGGAGCTGGCTCCAGCTCGATAA
- a CDS encoding KH domain-containing protein: MDEKRRPAKRDGGKFNQKGRGRSGGYNRRFQGELSNSTAAEDLAEYILKILARDADSLQFDRQTLYPGRCRVSVTCEPSITGRLIGKDGKTISALRSLIRAAASRHGKRVDIEVS; encoded by the coding sequence ATGGATGAAAAACGGCGCCCAGCCAAGCGAGACGGTGGCAAGTTTAATCAAAAAGGCAGAGGCAGGTCAGGCGGCTACAACAGGCGCTTCCAAGGCGAGTTAAGCAACTCGACCGCTGCTGAAGATTTGGCGGAATACATCCTCAAAATACTGGCTCGTGACGCAGACTCATTGCAGTTCGATCGTCAAACGTTGTATCCAGGACGTTGTCGTGTGTCCGTCACATGCGAACCTTCCATCACAGGCAGGTTGATTGGGAAAGACGGAAAGACTATTTCCGCCTTGAGATCTTTGATTCGCGCGGCTGCCAGTCGCCACGGGAAACGGGTAGATATCGAAGTTTCGTAA
- a CDS encoding glycosyltransferase family 2 protein, producing the protein MASLSVVIVAQDESRTIARVLQAVRGLADEILLVDSGSTDGTPEIATENGARVVHQDWLGYAAQKNFAIDMAVCDWILSLDADEIVSPELRTDIASMLSDPHIEDYDGYRIPRVLYIGDTPVRHGGFYPDAQLRLFKRGKGRFNDRLVHEAIKVSGPVCMLKHDLLHYAYPDVSGFAAAMEKYAQLSAAEYKRSGKARWKGHPFNELVHPAWTFFYRYFMRCGFLDGDLGWRLNAIYSDYVRNKIRYTRSS; encoded by the coding sequence ATGGCTTCCTTATCCGTAGTCATTGTGGCGCAAGACGAGTCTCGCACTATTGCTCGTGTGCTGCAGGCTGTGCGAGGTCTGGCGGACGAGATTTTGTTGGTTGATTCTGGATCGACAGATGGAACTCCCGAGATTGCCACCGAGAATGGTGCTCGTGTTGTGCATCAAGATTGGCTTGGATATGCTGCGCAGAAAAATTTTGCCATAGATATGGCAGTATGTGACTGGATTCTCAGTTTGGATGCCGATGAAATAGTTTCGCCAGAGCTGAGAACCGACATTGCAAGTATGCTTTCAGATCCACATATAGAGGATTACGATGGTTATCGCATTCCCCGAGTGCTCTACATTGGTGACACTCCTGTGCGTCACGGCGGTTTCTACCCAGACGCCCAGCTCAGGCTGTTCAAGCGCGGGAAAGGACGTTTCAACGACCGTCTCGTTCATGAAGCGATTAAGGTGAGCGGACCAGTCTGTATGCTCAAGCACGATCTTCTGCACTATGCTTACCCCGATGTGAGTGGGTTCGCTGCCGCTATGGAAAAGTACGCTCAACTGTCAGCAGCGGAGTACAAGAGATCCGGCAAAGCTAGATGGAAAGGGCATCCATTCAACGAGCTGGTTCATCCGGCATGGACATTTTTCTATCGTTACTTTATGCGCTGCGGCTTTCTCGATGGCGATTTGGGCTGGCGTTTAAATGCAATTTACAGCGATTATGTGCGCAATAAGATTCGGTATACGCGCAGTTCGTAA
- a CDS encoding glycogen/starch/alpha-glucan phosphorylase has protein sequence MAHKFEVAVVEKNVKNPTVVVEDDRTGTSVETLKRAIADNLFYIQGKFPDVATRNDQYMALAYTVRDRLVHRWLTTTKQFIKNDVRAVCYLSAEFLLGPHLVNNLVNMGILENVKKAVEALNIDFEMLVNQEEEPGLGNGGLGRLAACYMDSLATLNIPAIGYGIRYEFGIFEQVIKDGWQVEITDKWLHFGNPWEIPRPEHTMEVQLGGHTEGNLDPDGRYRVRWIPARVINGVPYDTPISGYRTTNTNTLRLWKAEAPESFNFKAFNTGDYTGSVQEKMFSENISKVLYPNDEPIQGRQLRLEQQYFFTSCSLQDMIRIHFANGQKLETFHEKFAVQLNDTHPSVGIAELMRLLIDVYAMEWDDAWEITHKTFGYTNHTLMPEALEKWEYDLFATVLPRHMEIILEINRRFLDEVRERFPNDEARLKRMSIIDESGRKFIRMAHLASIGSHAINGVAELHSQLVTVDVLKDFYELWPEKFGNVTNGVTPRRWMVVSNPELSSLISETIGEDWVTDLTQLKRLEPFANDPAFRKKWAEIKHQNKLHLATYIKMHSGVTVDSHSIFDVQVKRMHEYKRQLLNVLYVITLYLQIKDGHAKDVSPRTFIFGGKAAPGYAMAKLSIKLINGVADVINNDPDIKNKIKVVFLADYCVKLGQQVYPAADLSEQISTAGKEASGTGNMKFAMNGALTIGTLDGANIEIREEVGADNFFLFGLTDPEVKELKANNYRPLDYYESNEMLRRVIDKIGDGTFSEGSRQVFAPIVDTLLNRDEWMLLADYQAFVDAQARVNEAYKHKDEWTRMSILNVARMGKFSSDRAIKEYCENIWNVKPLKVVLEDIDPVAAVCAIY, from the coding sequence ATGGCGCACAAGTTCGAGGTGGCAGTTGTGGAAAAGAACGTCAAGAATCCTACAGTGGTTGTCGAAGATGACCGTACCGGTACTTCGGTTGAGACGCTGAAGCGTGCAATCGCAGATAACCTCTTCTACATACAGGGCAAGTTCCCAGACGTTGCTACGAGAAACGACCAGTACATGGCATTAGCCTATACAGTGCGCGATCGATTGGTGCACAGATGGCTTACCACCACCAAGCAGTTCATCAAGAATGATGTTCGAGCCGTTTGCTATTTGTCTGCGGAGTTCCTGCTCGGACCGCATCTGGTCAACAATCTAGTCAACATGGGCATTTTGGAAAATGTCAAAAAAGCTGTGGAGGCTTTGAACATTGATTTTGAGATGCTCGTCAATCAGGAAGAGGAGCCAGGTTTAGGGAATGGTGGTCTGGGTCGTCTGGCTGCCTGTTATATGGATTCTCTGGCTACGCTGAATATCCCTGCCATCGGATACGGTATCAGATACGAATTCGGGATTTTTGAGCAAGTGATCAAAGATGGCTGGCAAGTAGAGATCACAGACAAGTGGTTGCACTTTGGTAATCCCTGGGAAATTCCTCGCCCTGAGCACACCATGGAAGTGCAGCTCGGCGGTCACACCGAAGGCAATCTCGATCCTGACGGTCGATATCGGGTGAGATGGATTCCAGCTCGGGTAATTAACGGTGTTCCTTATGACACGCCGATTTCTGGTTACAGAACCACTAATACGAATACACTGAGACTCTGGAAAGCAGAAGCGCCTGAGTCTTTCAACTTCAAAGCATTCAATACGGGCGACTACACTGGTTCAGTGCAAGAAAAGATGTTTTCGGAAAACATTTCGAAAGTTCTTTATCCCAACGACGAACCAATTCAAGGTCGCCAACTGCGTTTAGAGCAACAGTATTTCTTCACTTCATGCTCGCTGCAGGACATGATCCGCATCCACTTCGCTAACGGGCAGAAGTTGGAAACGTTCCATGAGAAGTTTGCAGTGCAGCTCAACGATACTCACCCATCGGTTGGAATCGCTGAATTGATGCGACTTCTGATTGACGTCTATGCGATGGAATGGGATGACGCGTGGGAGATCACGCACAAGACGTTTGGTTACACCAATCACACCTTGATGCCGGAAGCACTGGAAAAATGGGAATACGACCTGTTTGCCACAGTCTTGCCGCGTCACATGGAAATCATTCTGGAAATCAATCGTCGTTTTCTAGACGAAGTGCGCGAAAGGTTCCCCAATGACGAAGCCCGTTTGAAGCGCATGTCTATCATCGACGAGTCGGGTAGAAAGTTCATCAGAATGGCTCATTTAGCCAGTATCGGCAGTCATGCAATCAACGGAGTGGCTGAGCTGCACTCACAGCTGGTTACTGTTGATGTTCTTAAAGACTTCTACGAGCTATGGCCGGAGAAATTCGGCAACGTCACCAATGGTGTAACGCCGCGCCGGTGGATGGTCGTCTCCAATCCAGAGTTGAGTAGTCTTATTTCGGAGACTATCGGAGAAGACTGGGTCACTGATCTTACTCAGCTGAAGCGTCTCGAGCCATTTGCCAATGATCCGGCTTTCCGCAAAAAATGGGCGGAGATAAAACACCAGAATAAATTGCATCTGGCTACGTATATCAAGATGCATTCCGGCGTAACTGTTGACAGTCACTCGATTTTTGACGTGCAAGTAAAACGTATGCACGAGTACAAACGACAGTTGCTCAACGTTTTATATGTGATCACTCTCTACTTGCAGATTAAAGACGGTCACGCGAAGGACGTCAGCCCTCGTACGTTTATCTTCGGCGGTAAAGCCGCACCGGGATATGCCATGGCCAAGTTGAGCATCAAACTCATCAATGGTGTAGCAGATGTGATTAACAACGACCCGGATATCAAAAACAAGATAAAAGTGGTCTTCCTGGCTGACTACTGCGTCAAACTCGGGCAGCAGGTGTATCCAGCCGCCGACCTGTCTGAACAGATTTCAACAGCAGGAAAAGAAGCATCCGGTACCGGTAACATGAAGTTTGCCATGAACGGTGCGCTCACGATTGGCACTCTGGATGGTGCCAACATCGAAATTAGAGAGGAAGTGGGCGCCGACAATTTCTTCCTCTTCGGTCTCACTGATCCTGAAGTGAAGGAACTGAAGGCCAACAATTATCGCCCTCTCGACTATTACGAAAGCAATGAGATGCTGCGCCGCGTCATCGACAAGATAGGCGATGGCACGTTCTCAGAAGGTAGTCGACAGGTCTTCGCACCTATTGTCGATACGCTTCTGAATCGCGACGAGTGGATGTTGCTGGCTGACTACCAGGCGTTCGTAGACGCTCAGGCTCGTGTCAACGAAGCTTATAAGCACAAAGACGAATGGACCAGGATGTCTATCTTGAACGTGGCGCGTATGGGCAAATTCTCGTCTGACCGTGCCATCAAAGAGTATTGTGAGAACATCTGGAACGTGAAGCCACTCAAGGTAGTTCTCGAAGACATCGATCCTGTAGCCGCTGTCTGCGCCATTTATTAG
- a CDS encoding signal recognition particle protein, whose translation MFDNLTDHLQGALKTIRGDAKLTADNIEEAIGDVRRALLEADVSLKVVKLFISRVRQKALGTEVLDSISPDQQFVKVVYDEMVTILGGENVPLDLQGKPAIVMLLGLQGSGKTTACGKLAQKLKKEGQNPLLVACDVQRPAAIKQLETLGQQIGVPVFTIPDSKDVQDIGEKAVEEAEQKGYNPVILDTAGRLQIDTDLMAELLILDRSLKPKEKILIVDSMTGQEAVNVAETFNTQLDVTGLLLTKVDGDARGGAALSVREAVGKPVKYLSTGEKLDQLEAFYPDRMASRILGMGDVLTLVERAQENINEKEAEKAAQRMLTEDFNLEMFVQMQKMMKKMGPMGDVMKMMGIGGMLGLNSEVQDKIAVEGEAKFRLYERAINSMTVAERQKPQIIDMSRRRRIAKGAGMKDSEVGQMLNEFEQMRQMMAQVRKMFGAFGGGGANPFGMGMPDLGDMDLGAGLPGLFGGGQGAGRGRPGMPQGMPQLPMRPPKGPPKGGPPSGYYRKKKKR comes from the coding sequence ATGTTCGACAATCTGACAGATCACTTGCAAGGCGCTCTAAAAACAATTAGAGGTGACGCCAAGCTAACTGCAGACAATATAGAGGAAGCGATAGGCGACGTGCGCAGAGCGCTGCTCGAAGCAGATGTGAGCTTGAAAGTCGTCAAACTGTTTATCTCCCGAGTGCGACAGAAAGCCCTGGGCACTGAAGTTCTTGATTCAATCAGCCCAGATCAACAATTCGTCAAAGTAGTCTACGACGAGATGGTCACCATACTCGGTGGCGAAAATGTGCCGCTCGATTTGCAGGGCAAGCCGGCAATCGTCATGCTTCTTGGTTTACAAGGCTCAGGTAAGACAACAGCATGCGGCAAGCTGGCGCAGAAATTGAAAAAGGAAGGTCAGAACCCCCTGCTCGTCGCCTGTGACGTGCAAAGACCGGCTGCTATCAAACAGCTCGAAACATTAGGACAGCAAATCGGCGTTCCTGTTTTCACAATTCCAGACAGCAAAGATGTGCAAGACATCGGCGAAAAAGCTGTCGAAGAAGCGGAGCAGAAGGGATACAACCCGGTCATTCTGGACACCGCCGGACGTCTTCAAATAGATACGGATTTGATGGCGGAGTTGCTGATTCTCGATCGTTCTCTAAAACCAAAAGAGAAAATTCTCATTGTCGACTCGATGACCGGGCAGGAAGCTGTCAACGTCGCCGAGACATTCAACACGCAACTGGATGTGACAGGACTTTTGCTGACGAAAGTGGATGGTGATGCTCGCGGTGGCGCGGCACTTTCAGTGCGCGAAGCTGTCGGCAAACCAGTCAAGTACCTGAGCACAGGTGAAAAACTCGATCAGTTAGAAGCGTTCTACCCCGACCGCATGGCCAGCCGCATTTTAGGTATGGGTGACGTGCTCACTCTGGTTGAAAGAGCGCAAGAAAATATCAACGAAAAAGAAGCTGAAAAAGCAGCTCAACGCATGCTCACCGAAGATTTCAATCTAGAGATGTTCGTGCAGATGCAGAAGATGATGAAAAAAATGGGACCGATGGGCGACGTCATGAAGATGATGGGCATCGGCGGCATGCTCGGTTTGAACTCGGAAGTGCAAGACAAGATCGCAGTCGAAGGTGAGGCGAAATTCCGCCTTTACGAGCGGGCAATCAATTCAATGACGGTTGCCGAGAGGCAAAAACCACAAATCATCGACATGAGCCGGCGCCGTCGCATCGCCAAGGGAGCTGGCATGAAAGACAGCGAAGTTGGCCAAATGTTAAACGAGTTTGAGCAGATGCGCCAAATGATGGCTCAGGTTAGAAAAATGTTCGGTGCCTTCGGTGGCGGCGGAGCCAACCCGTTCGGCATGGGCATGCCAGACCTGGGTGATATGGACCTGGGAGCCGGTCTGCCGGGGCTTTTCGGCGGAGGACAAGGGGCTGGTCGAGGTCGACCAGGTATGCCCCAGGGCATGCCTCAGCTACCCATGAGACCACCCAAAGGACCACCAAAAGGTGGGCCACCCAGCGGCTACTACCGCAAAAAGAAGAAACGGTAG
- a CDS encoding DUF4832 domain-containing protein: MRLRQSLSITSKIKCTIAEKSACAQEHIKITGRNGEEMFTKRLFAYASIALTISIASAAYADEPTAKEEDADQKTAAPNDNPEGKMRPKNKAGEFLKYFNPVHEKTYLNDSQDRIIKKRSFKGTELAGAQAVPNKELGLFANIDLSQLPDDNLLKEILSQPSVNGLSVMVPWASAEPVEGQFEWKQIDHLLDLAGQNKKSVILRVTTCGLTDSDTPKWVFDAGAKSVSFTGANGKTTTMPVFWDTTYLAKWSNFINALGSRYDKNTNLHSVGITGGGVGGGTLVIPNIENKDDHAKLETSLKSEFGMNQRQLVQHWKYVADLFPHAFPTCRLNFDIDPPTANRAGEDSLDEISDYLIYRYGQRVYLTRQNIADAKHGFDQYRVLLKFKPDTITGYRLSPTITSDSLDKLAKFALDDGISFIEVPSQFFTAKDEAVVHTLERLRSKLGYQLVSQNITLPSDLKSGEPLKASFTFLNLGSAPAMRPSRQFDKDVASSYKVQLELRDGSGKPVVQSLHTPQVPTQKWIAGTPVTWEESLKMPKLSPGQYSVYLSLIDADTKRKLQLLDALKPDHLTAQDTIAAGKVQVVE; the protein is encoded by the coding sequence ATGCGCTTAAGACAGAGTCTGTCGATCACGAGTAAAATCAAGTGCACGATAGCTGAGAAATCAGCCTGTGCTCAGGAACACATCAAGATCACCGGACGGAACGGAGAAGAAATGTTTACGAAACGCTTGTTTGCATATGCATCGATTGCGCTCACCATCTCGATTGCTTCGGCAGCCTATGCCGATGAGCCAACCGCTAAAGAGGAAGATGCAGATCAGAAAACGGCAGCCCCAAATGACAATCCTGAAGGCAAAATGCGGCCCAAAAACAAGGCCGGGGAGTTTCTGAAGTACTTCAATCCTGTTCACGAAAAAACCTATCTAAACGATTCACAAGACCGCATCATCAAAAAGCGCTCCTTCAAAGGTACGGAGTTGGCCGGTGCACAAGCCGTTCCCAATAAAGAACTGGGCTTATTTGCCAATATCGACCTGTCACAGTTGCCGGACGATAATTTGCTCAAAGAAATCCTCTCTCAGCCTTCGGTCAATGGACTCAGCGTCATGGTGCCATGGGCATCAGCGGAGCCTGTAGAAGGGCAATTCGAATGGAAACAAATCGATCACTTACTGGATTTAGCAGGGCAGAACAAAAAATCGGTGATCTTGCGAGTCACCACATGTGGTTTAACCGACTCAGATACACCAAAATGGGTTTTCGACGCCGGTGCCAAATCGGTTTCCTTCACCGGAGCGAATGGAAAAACAACTACCATGCCGGTTTTCTGGGACACGACATATCTGGCAAAATGGTCCAACTTTATCAACGCCCTGGGATCACGCTACGACAAAAACACCAACCTGCATAGCGTTGGCATTACAGGCGGTGGCGTTGGCGGCGGTACGCTTGTCATACCGAACATTGAAAACAAAGACGATCACGCCAAGCTGGAAACATCACTCAAATCAGAGTTTGGCATGAATCAGCGCCAGCTTGTTCAGCACTGGAAATATGTCGCCGATCTGTTCCCGCATGCATTCCCTACTTGTCGCCTCAACTTCGACATCGATCCACCCACAGCAAACAGAGCCGGTGAAGACTCACTGGACGAAATTAGCGACTATTTGATTTATCGCTACGGACAGCGCGTCTATCTGACCAGACAGAACATTGCAGACGCTAAACACGGGTTCGACCAGTATCGCGTCCTTCTTAAATTCAAGCCCGACACTATAACTGGTTATCGATTATCACCAACAATCACCAGCGACTCTCTGGATAAATTAGCTAAGTTTGCTCTCGATGACGGCATCAGCTTCATTGAAGTACCGTCGCAATTTTTTACCGCAAAAGACGAAGCTGTTGTTCACACACTTGAACGACTGCGCTCAAAACTGGGATACCAGCTCGTATCGCAGAACATCACGCTGCCCTCCGACTTGAAATCGGGAGAACCACTCAAGGCATCTTTCACTTTCCTGAACCTTGGCAGTGCACCGGCGATGAGACCGAGCCGTCAATTCGATAAGGATGTCGCCTCCAGCTATAAAGTGCAATTGGAGCTGAGAGACGGTAGTGGCAAACCTGTTGTGCAGTCACTGCACACCCCGCAGGTACCGACTCAAAAGTGGATTGCAGGCACACCAGTTACCTGGGAAGAAAGCCTGAAAATGCCTAAACTGAGCCCTGGTCAATACTCCGTCTATTTATCTCTGATTGATGCGGATACAAAACGCAAGCTGCAGCTGCTCGATGCACTCAAGCCCGATCACCTGACCGCTCAAGATACAATCGCAGCCGGCAAAGTCCAGGTAGTGGAATAA
- a CDS encoding mechanosensitive ion channel produces MNIESLLKQSSAFVVYLATSSEYAVSFWATILCLIVLLNKKAVVEYIWRSLHLIEDLVLQKEYFAKIDKALRILLITLACSPFFHYLPPFVNKGLSAFALFVVPFATLYILVQALDLVFFGWYLTKYKDANVPSVMRAFVIGGIYVVFGLVFLEWSLGVNVLPLLATSTVVTAVLGLALQDTLKNLFAGLTMSFEKRYRQGDWVNFRLDANNNTIGQVSEIGWRTTRIRTLEDNFAVIPNSMFTTYQVVNYSLPTPSYSRTIDFPIKVQSDLQPVLKRLKDTAITIDGVLSSPAPEALLFSVKVDHIVVRLRFYIEDFSRGDNLAGQVGGACVEGLAKMDVIPAVAAAAATGS; encoded by the coding sequence ATGAACATCGAAAGTCTTCTTAAGCAGAGCAGTGCGTTTGTAGTCTATTTGGCCACGAGCAGCGAGTACGCCGTCTCGTTCTGGGCGACGATTCTTTGCTTGATCGTGTTACTCAACAAAAAGGCAGTTGTTGAGTACATCTGGCGCAGTCTTCATTTGATCGAAGACCTCGTACTGCAGAAAGAATATTTCGCCAAAATAGATAAGGCTCTGAGAATTCTGCTCATTACGCTGGCTTGCTCTCCCTTTTTCCATTACCTGCCGCCGTTTGTAAATAAGGGGCTCAGTGCGTTCGCGCTCTTCGTTGTGCCGTTCGCCACTCTCTACATACTCGTTCAAGCTCTTGATTTGGTGTTCTTTGGTTGGTACCTGACCAAATATAAAGATGCGAACGTGCCGTCAGTGATGCGCGCTTTTGTGATTGGTGGCATCTATGTGGTTTTTGGTCTGGTTTTTCTGGAGTGGTCTCTGGGCGTAAACGTCTTGCCACTGCTTGCAACTTCTACTGTGGTCACGGCTGTTCTCGGTCTGGCGCTGCAAGATACGCTCAAGAATCTTTTTGCCGGTCTGACGATGAGCTTTGAAAAGCGCTATCGTCAGGGTGACTGGGTAAATTTCAGGCTCGACGCGAACAACAATACGATTGGGCAGGTTTCTGAAATAGGCTGGAGAACGACGCGAATACGCACTCTGGAGGACAATTTCGCTGTCATTCCCAATTCCATGTTTACTACATATCAAGTAGTCAACTACAGTCTGCCGACGCCGTCTTATTCGCGCACAATCGACTTTCCCATCAAAGTGCAAAGTGATCTCCAGCCTGTGCTGAAGCGGCTAAAAGATACTGCAATCACCATTGATGGTGTTTTGAGTTCTCCTGCGCCTGAAGCTCTCTTGTTCAGCGTTAAAGTGGACCATATCGTGGTCAGGTTGCGCTTCTACATCGAGGACTTCTCCAGGGGCGACAACCTCGCCGGTCAGGTAGGGGGCGCATGTGTAGAGGGGCTTGCAAAGATGGACGTCATTCCCGCCGTTGCCGCCGCCGCTGCCACGGGTAGTTGA
- a CDS encoding 30S ribosomal protein S16: MVKIRLKRIGAKKAPHYRIVAVDSRNRRDGKPIEELGYYNPQSKDLKLNREAVEKWMKNGAQPSETVASLIKKAEAGQAATTGASKAS; the protein is encoded by the coding sequence GTGGTAAAAATCAGGCTTAAGCGCATTGGAGCCAAAAAAGCACCGCATTATAGAATCGTTGCTGTAGATAGCCGCAATCGTAGAGACGGTAAGCCGATCGAAGAGTTAGGCTATTACAATCCACAGTCAAAAGATTTGAAATTAAACAGAGAAGCGGTCGAAAAATGGATGAAAAACGGCGCCCAGCCAAGCGAGACGGTGGCAAGTTTAATCAAAAAGGCAGAGGCAGGTCAGGCGGCTACAACAGGCGCTTCCAAGGCGAGTTAA
- a CDS encoding acyl-CoA desaturase, with translation MVEYILLFMLFYTWHAMGITIGYHRLLSHRSFSCSKPVEYFWVLAGFLAFEGSPIWWATIHRAHHKYVETPLDPHSPRALGIQYAFTGWLAEKEYAPHLDPYKQCKDLVADPIYRFLDFDGRLPLGHAMGFACCFAFRLLLWAVFGWQVALCSLLAGASVLSIPLMLNVVCHMPKLGYKNYALSDDSVNVWWVGLLAMGEGWHNNHHAAPGSAKSGMLAHEFDATWLMLRFMKSIGLIQRMNVADHNVLLARTAAQLAKQNDMTPVAVQEAPALVTVGGGKNSGRVRDFGAKRAAVRKRRELLTKRLTKQATNS, from the coding sequence GTGGTTGAGTACATCTTACTGTTTATGCTTTTTTACACGTGGCACGCCATGGGCATTACCATCGGCTACCACCGACTGTTGTCGCATCGCTCATTCTCGTGCTCTAAGCCGGTTGAATATTTCTGGGTTCTGGCTGGATTTTTAGCTTTCGAAGGTTCACCAATCTGGTGGGCGACGATTCACCGTGCGCACCACAAATATGTTGAAACTCCATTGGACCCGCACTCACCGAGAGCTCTCGGCATTCAGTATGCGTTCACTGGCTGGTTGGCAGAGAAAGAGTATGCTCCGCATCTCGATCCGTACAAGCAGTGCAAAGATCTGGTTGCCGACCCAATTTATCGCTTCCTTGATTTTGATGGCAGATTGCCACTCGGTCACGCCATGGGATTCGCTTGCTGCTTTGCTTTCAGATTGCTGTTGTGGGCTGTTTTCGGATGGCAGGTTGCTCTCTGTTCATTGCTGGCTGGTGCGTCGGTACTGTCGATTCCCCTCATGCTCAACGTTGTCTGCCACATGCCAAAACTCGGCTACAAGAACTACGCGCTCTCCGATGACAGCGTAAACGTCTGGTGGGTTGGATTGTTGGCTATGGGCGAAGGCTGGCACAACAATCACCACGCTGCTCCTGGTTCGGCTAAGAGCGGTATGTTGGCTCACGAATTTGATGCCACCTGGTTGATGCTCAGATTCATGAAGAGTATCGGTCTGATTCAGCGCATGAACGTCGCAGACCACAATGTTTTGTTGGCTCGCACTGCGGCGCAACTGGCGAAGCAAAACGATATGACCCCTGTAGCCGTTCAGGAAGCACCGGCTCTCGTCACCGTTGGTGGTGGCAAGAACAGCGGTCGCGTTCGTGATTTTGGTGCTAAAAGAGCTGCTGTGCGTAAGCGTCGTGAGCTGCTCACGAAGCGTCTGACCAAGCAAGCGACTAACTCCTGA